The proteins below are encoded in one region of Alistipes communis:
- the erm(F) gene encoding 23S rRNA (adenine(2058)-N(6))-methyltransferase Erm(F) yields MTKKKLPVRFTGQHFTIDKVLIKDAIRQANISNQDTVLDIGAGKGFLTVHLLKIANNVVAIENDTALVEHLRKLFSDARNVQVVGCDFRNFAVPKFPFKVVSNIPYGITSDIFKILMFESLGNFLGGSIILQLEPTQKLFSRKLYNPYTVFYHTFFDLKLVYEVGPESFFPPPTVKSALLNIKRKQLFFDFKFKAKYLAFISCLLEKPDLSVKTALKSIFRKSQVRSISEKFGLNLNAQIVCLSPSQWVNCFLEMLEVVPEKFHPS; encoded by the coding sequence ATGACAAAAAAGAAATTGCCCGTTCGTTTTACGGGTCAGCACTTTACTATTGATAAAGTGCTAATAAAAGATGCAATAAGACAAGCAAATATAAGTAATCAGGATACGGTTTTAGATATTGGGGCAGGCAAGGGGTTTCTTACTGTTCATTTATTAAAAATCGCCAACAATGTTGTTGCTATTGAAAACGACACAGCTTTGGTTGAACATTTACGAAAATTATTTTCTGATGCCCGAAATGTTCAAGTTGTCGGTTGTGATTTTAGGAATTTTGCAGTTCCGAAATTTCCTTTCAAAGTGGTGTCAAATATTCCTTATGGCATTACTTCCGATATTTTCAAAATCCTGATGTTTGAGAGTCTTGGAAATTTTCTGGGAGGTTCCATTATCCTTCAGTTAGAACCTACACAAAAGTTATTTTCGAGGAAGCTTTACAATCCATATACCGTTTTCTATCATACTTTTTTTGATTTGAAACTTGTCTATGAGGTAGGTCCTGAAAGTTTCTTTCCACCGCCAACTGTCAAATCAGCCCTGTTAAACATTAAAAGAAAACAGTTATTTTTTGATTTTAAGTTTAAAGCCAAATACTTAGCATTTATTTCCTGTCTGTTAGAGAAACCTGATTTATCTGTAAAAACAGCTTTAAAGTCGATTTTCAGGAAAAGTCAGGTCAGGTCAATTTCGGAAAAATTCGGTTTAAACCTTAATGCTCAAATTGTTTGTTTGTCTCCAAGTCAATGGGTAAACTGTTTTTTGGAAATGCTGGAAGTTGTCCCTGAAAAATTTCATCCTTCGTAG
- a CDS encoding IS1380-like element IS615 family transposase, whose product MAKVAIKSERLTPFGGIFPIMEQFTSLLSSTIDSTLGLRCKLYGYQYSEIIRSLLCVYFCGGSCVEDVTAHLMSHLSLHPTLRTCSADTILRAINELTRENISYTSDAGKSYDFNTADTLNTLLLNCLLSTGQLKEGGEYDVDFDHQFIEAEKYDAKPTYKKFLGYRSGVAVIGDMIVGIENSDGNTNVRFHQKDTLKRILERLEEKKLTVKRFRADCGSCSEDIVDEVRKHCRTFYIRANRCCSLYDDIFALRGWKKEEINGIVFELNSILVEKWKGKPYRLVIQRQRRMGSGPDLWEGEYTYRCILTNDYESSMRDIVEFYNMRGGKERVFDDMNNGFGWDRLPKSFMAENTVFLLLTALIRNFYKAIMQRIEVKKFGLKETSRIKTFVFKFISVPAKWIKTARQCVLNIYTDNHAYAEAFKTSSG is encoded by the coding sequence ATGGCAAAGGTAGCAATAAAATCCGAAAGACTCACTCCTTTTGGAGGCATATTTCCAATCATGGAGCAATTTACCTCCCTTCTCTCCTCTACAATTGACTCAACACTTGGGTTGAGATGCAAACTCTATGGTTATCAATACAGCGAAATCATCCGCTCCCTCCTATGCGTTTACTTCTGCGGCGGTTCTTGCGTTGAGGATGTCACCGCCCACTTAATGAGTCATCTTTCCCTTCACCCCACACTCCGCACCTGTAGCGCCGACACCATCCTTAGGGCAATAAACGAACTGACCCGGGAAAACATCTCATACACGTCTGATGCCGGAAAGTCCTATGATTTCAATACGGCAGACACACTCAACACATTGCTCCTGAATTGCCTGTTGTCCACAGGGCAGTTGAAAGAGGGCGGGGAGTATGACGTTGACTTTGACCACCAGTTCATTGAGGCGGAGAAGTACGATGCAAAGCCCACGTACAAGAAATTTCTTGGTTACAGGTCCGGTGTGGCCGTTATCGGCGACATGATTGTCGGCATAGAGAACAGCGACGGCAACACCAATGTACGCTTTCACCAGAAGGACACGCTAAAGAGGATTTTGGAGAGACTTGAAGAGAAGAAGCTGACAGTCAAACGCTTCAGGGCCGACTGCGGCTCATGCTCTGAAGACATTGTGGATGAGGTCAGGAAGCATTGCAGGACATTCTACATACGCGCCAACCGCTGCTGCTCGCTCTATGATGACATCTTCGCGCTCAGAGGGTGGAAGAAGGAAGAGATAAACGGCATCGTGTTTGAGTTGAACTCCATTCTCGTTGAGAAGTGGAAGGGCAAACCGTATCGCCTGGTAATCCAGAGACAGAGACGCATGGGCAGTGGACCGGACCTGTGGGAGGGGGAATATACATACCGCTGCATCCTGACCAACGATTACGAATCATCCATGAGGGACATCGTGGAGTTCTATAACATGCGCGGTGGCAAGGAACGCGTCTTTGATGACATGAACAATGGGTTTGGATGGGACAGACTGCCTAAATCCTTCATGGCGGAAAATACCGTGTTCCTGCTCCTGACGGCACTGATACGCAATTTCTACAAGGCCATCATGCAAAGGATTGAAGTGAAGAAGTTCGGGCTCAAGGAAACCAGCCGTATCAAGACGTTTGTCTTCAAATTCATTTCAGTACCTGCCAAGTGGATTAAGACCGCAAGGCAATGTGTGCTGAATATCTACACCGACAACCATGCATATGCAGAAGCCTTCAAAACTTCTTCCGGATGA